Proteins from a single region of Rhinolophus sinicus isolate RSC01 linkage group LG13, ASM3656204v1, whole genome shotgun sequence:
- the ARRDC4 gene encoding arrestin domain-containing protein 4, producing MGGEAGSAAALGSEGRVKSLGLVFEDESKGCYSSGEIVAGHVLLEAAEPVALRALRLEAHGRATAAWGPSAGAAAPASAAEVEYLNVRLRLREPPAGEGILLLQPGKHEFPFSFQLPSEPLVTSFTGKYGSIQYCVRAVLERPRAPDQSVRREIQVLSHMDVNTPALLTPVLKTQEKMVGCWFFTSGPVSLSVKIERKGYCNGEAIPIYAEIENCSSRLIVPKAAIFQTQTYLASGNTKTVRHMVANVRGNHIASGSTDVWNGKMLKIPPVTPSILDCCIIRVDYSLAVYIHIPGAKKLMLELPLVIGTVPYNGFGSRNASVASQFSMDMSWLTQILPEQPEAPPNYADVVSEEEFSRHGPPCPQPPSHEGEACCPMFACIQEFRFQPPPLYSEVDPHPANTEGSQPVSFIL from the exons ATGGGCGGCGAGGCAGGGTCCGCGGCAGCCCTGGGCTCCGAGGGTCGTGTGAAGAGCCTGGGTCTGGTGTTCGAGGATGAGAGCAAAGGCTGCTACTCGAGCGGCGAGATAGTGGCGGGGCACGTGCTGCTGGAGGCGGCCGAGCCAGTGGCCCTGCGAGCGCTGCGCCTGGAGGCCCACGGCCGCGCCACTGCTGCTTGGGGCCCGAGCGCTGGCGCCGCAGCCCCGGCCTCCGCCGCGGAGGTGGAGTACCTGAACGTGCGCCTGAGGCTGCGCGAGCCCCCGGCCG GTGAAGGCATCCTCTTATTACAGCCTGGAAAACATGAATTTCCGTTTAGCTTTCAACTTCCATCTGA ACCTTTGGTGACGTCATTCACCGGGAAATACGGAAGCATTCAGTACTGTGTGCGCGCGGTTTTGGAACGACCCAGGGCTCCTGATCAGAGTGTCAGGCGGGAAATCCAGGTGCTCAGTCACATGGATGTCAACACACCAGCGTTACTA aCCCCTGTATtgaaaactcaagagaaaatGGTTGGCTGTTGGTTTTTCACTTCTGGTCCAGTTTCGCTGAGTGTCAAAATTGAAAGAAAGGGATATTGCAATG gagAAGCTATCCCAATCTACGCAGAAATAGAGAATTGTTCCTCTCGTCTGATTGTTCCCAAAGCCGCTATTTTCCAGACGCAGACATACTTGGCCAGCGGAAACACCAAGACCGTCCGGCACATGGTCGCCAACGTGCGAGGGAATCACATCGCCTCTGGGAGCACGGACGTCTGGAACGGGAAGATGCTGAAAATCCCGCCGGTCACTCCGTCCATCCTGGACTGCTGCATTATCCGAGTAGACTACTCCTTAGCT GTATACATTCACATTCCTGGTGCTAAAAAATTGATGCTTGAGCTGCCTTTGGTGATTGGCACAGTTCCATACAATGGTTTTGGCAGCAGGAACGCCAGCGTTGCCAGCCAGTTCAGCATGGATATGAGCTGGCTGACGCAGATTCTGCCAGAACAGCCTGAAG CTCCGCCAAATTATGCAGATGTAGTGTCAGAGGAAGAATTCTCCAGACACGGCCCTCCTTGCCCTCAGCCCCCCAGCCATGAGGGAGAAGCATGCTGTCCCATGTTTGCCTGCATTCAGGAATTCCGGTTCCAACCCCCACCTCTTTATTCAGAG GTTGATCCACACCCTGCTAACACAGAAGGCAGCCAGCCCGTCTCCTTCATTCTCTGA